From one Microlunatus sp. Gsoil 973 genomic stretch:
- a CDS encoding M20/M25/M40 family metallo-hydrolase — MRELPACPVPLIMVDPADVVQSIGVEEVTSLAAGLVVARGHNPPGQEAATVGVLADACRLRGLDPIIDEVLPGRPNLRAVLDGGQGPGLLLLGHSDVVPPGDDWTMDPYGGLVRDNRLHGRGAADMKGGLAACVVALGALDRAGIELSGPVELAVTVDEEDHALGIRRYLDSGDRGDFLGCVVAEPTDLQPIIAARGDAYLKITIIGRAAHAGNPDDGLNAVYGAIRVVEELRAWHAELAAAAHPLVGPATVSVGRIDGGIGPSIVPGSAR, encoded by the coding sequence GTGAGGGAGTTGCCCGCCTGTCCCGTGCCGTTGATCATGGTTGATCCGGCCGACGTCGTGCAGTCGATCGGCGTCGAGGAGGTCACCTCACTTGCTGCCGGTCTTGTGGTGGCTCGCGGGCACAATCCGCCCGGGCAGGAGGCGGCGACCGTCGGCGTGCTGGCCGACGCGTGTCGGCTCCGCGGACTGGATCCGATCATCGACGAGGTGCTTCCCGGCCGGCCCAACCTGCGGGCGGTGCTTGACGGTGGACAGGGTCCCGGACTGCTGCTCCTCGGCCACTCCGATGTGGTCCCGCCGGGGGACGACTGGACGATGGATCCCTACGGCGGCCTGGTCCGGGACAACCGGCTCCACGGTCGCGGCGCCGCGGACATGAAGGGCGGACTGGCCGCATGCGTCGTGGCACTGGGCGCGCTCGACCGGGCGGGCATCGAGTTGTCCGGACCGGTCGAACTCGCGGTCACCGTCGACGAGGAGGATCACGCTCTGGGCATCAGGCGCTACCTGGACAGCGGCGACCGCGGCGACTTCCTCGGCTGTGTGGTCGCCGAACCGACCGACCTGCAGCCGATCATCGCCGCCCGCGGAGACGCCTACCTGAAGATCACCATCATCGGCCGGGCGGCGCATGCCGGCAACCCGGACGACGGCCTGAACGCCGTCTACGGTGCCATCCGGGTGGTCGAGGAGCTGCGCGCCTGGCACGCCGAGTTGGCGGCCGCGGCCCATCCGCTGGTCGGGCCGGCCACGGTCAGCGTCGGACGGATCGACGGCGGCATCGGACCGTCGATCGTGCCGGGGAGTGCACGGTGA
- a CDS encoding D-2-hydroxyacid dehydrogenase — MAQPRIAVLCRDHDRPPGLDALPADVVYTDASGLPTAIAGCDALLLWDFFSSALRSAWPYANRLRWIHVASAGVDAILFDELVVSDVVLTNARGIFDRPIAEYVLAAVLAHAKQLHASRDLQRQRVWQHRQTRSIAGQQALVVGTGGIGRATARLLRAAGMQVRGAGRRPIADDPDLGTVVASDELGRHVADVDHLVVAAPLTRQTAGMIDAEVLAAMKPGAHVINIGRGPQIDETALLEALDSGRGITATLDVFATEPLPVDHPFWVRDDVIISPHLAGDTEGWRDRLAAQFVQIAGRWLDGRPLINVVDKDRGYSRSGAAAWGQEEGR; from the coding sequence GTGGCACAACCCCGGATCGCCGTACTCTGCCGTGATCACGACCGGCCGCCCGGACTCGATGCCCTGCCCGCCGACGTCGTGTACACCGATGCCTCCGGGTTGCCGACGGCGATCGCCGGCTGCGACGCCCTGCTGCTGTGGGACTTCTTCTCCTCCGCGCTGCGTTCGGCGTGGCCGTACGCGAACCGGTTGCGCTGGATCCATGTGGCCTCCGCAGGGGTGGACGCGATCCTGTTCGACGAACTGGTCGTCTCCGATGTCGTGCTGACCAATGCGCGCGGCATCTTCGACCGACCCATCGCCGAATACGTCCTGGCAGCCGTTCTTGCGCACGCCAAGCAACTGCACGCCAGCCGCGACCTGCAGCGACAGCGGGTCTGGCAGCATCGCCAGACCCGGTCGATCGCCGGCCAGCAGGCCCTGGTGGTCGGCACAGGCGGCATAGGCCGGGCGACAGCGCGCCTGCTCCGCGCCGCCGGGATGCAGGTCCGCGGCGCCGGCCGACGTCCGATCGCCGACGATCCTGATCTGGGCACGGTGGTCGCCAGTGACGAGTTGGGCCGTCACGTCGCCGACGTCGACCACCTGGTGGTTGCCGCGCCGTTGACCCGGCAGACCGCCGGGATGATCGATGCCGAGGTACTGGCCGCGATGAAGCCGGGAGCACATGTGATCAACATCGGACGTGGACCGCAGATCGATGAGACGGCACTGCTCGAAGCACTCGACTCCGGGCGCGGAATCACCGCGACACTTGACGTTTTCGCCACCGAGCCGCTACCGGTCGATCATCCGTTCTGGGTACGCGACGATGTGATCATCAGTCCGCACCTTGCCGGTGACACCGAAGGTTGGCGGGATCGCTTGGCCGCCCAGTTCGTCCAGATCGCCGGCCGGTGGCTGGACGGGCGCCCGTTGATCAATGTCGTCGACAAGGACCGGGGCTATTCCCGTTCCGGCGCAGCTGCTTGGGGCCAGGAGGAGGGTCGGTGA
- a CDS encoding LacI family DNA-binding transcriptional regulator, whose product MKMVAERAGVSVATVSFVLSGRPSGRIAASESTAERVRAAAAALGYRPNQAARAIRTGRSGLVLLSLTQLSDPWCQSLSEAVNEATAGLHLQPLILADGDWGEVLDGQPVDAAFIDGAETDDLARIRSLVERGLKLIVFSDTLEPDGFDVIRSAQRPGCELAIAHLVQRHTRIGCLAGSNPNRPGWHREQAYIDGLAAAGIEQRAGDLQRYTRDQVGAYEASLRLLDRKDRPTAIFASSDFAAITAVNVAVRLGISVPDELEVIGVGNTAEAAQMHPSLSSVGPADLFTKVAELIIDVAQNDGRHSSARWDFPWQLYLRETSRSEELIKTV is encoded by the coding sequence ATGAAGATGGTCGCTGAGCGCGCCGGAGTCTCGGTGGCGACCGTGTCGTTCGTGCTCTCCGGCCGCCCCAGTGGCCGGATCGCTGCGTCGGAATCGACCGCCGAGCGGGTCCGCGCAGCCGCGGCCGCACTGGGCTACCGGCCCAACCAGGCGGCTCGGGCCATCCGGACCGGGCGTTCGGGTCTGGTGCTGCTGTCACTGACCCAACTCTCCGATCCCTGGTGCCAGTCGTTGAGCGAGGCGGTCAACGAGGCGACCGCCGGCCTGCATCTGCAGCCGCTCATCCTGGCCGACGGGGACTGGGGTGAGGTGCTCGACGGTCAGCCGGTCGACGCCGCGTTCATCGATGGGGCTGAGACCGACGACCTGGCCAGGATCCGCAGCCTGGTCGAGCGGGGTCTGAAGCTGATCGTCTTCTCCGACACCCTGGAGCCTGACGGCTTCGACGTGATCAGGAGCGCGCAACGGCCCGGCTGCGAACTGGCCATCGCCCATCTGGTCCAACGGCACACCCGGATCGGTTGTCTGGCCGGGAGCAACCCCAACCGCCCGGGATGGCATCGGGAGCAGGCCTACATCGACGGCCTGGCGGCAGCCGGTATCGAGCAACGGGCCGGCGATCTGCAGCGCTACACCCGCGACCAGGTCGGGGCGTACGAGGCGTCGCTACGACTGCTCGACCGCAAGGACCGGCCGACCGCGATCTTCGCGTCGTCGGACTTCGCGGCGATCACTGCCGTCAACGTCGCCGTCCGGCTGGGCATCTCGGTTCCCGACGAGCTGGAGGTGATCGGAGTCGGCAACACCGCCGAGGCCGCGCAGATGCACCCGTCGCTGAGTTCGGTCGGACCGGCAGACCTGTTCACCAAGGTTGCCGAGTTGATCATCGATGTCGCGCAGAACGACGGCCGCCACTCATCGGCTCGTTGGGATTTCCCCTGGCAGTTGTATCTGCGGGAGACCAGTCGATCCGAGGAGTTGATCAAGACGGTTTGA
- a CDS encoding maleate cis-trans isomerase: MTTIGLLYPGYSAQDDYLVAEQIFAGLRLPLVHTAMDSDAHRPDELRAWGQASVLAEGAAELRVHQPDAIVWACTSGSFVFGWQGAQDQAAELSERCGRPASSTSLAFARAAAALGVHQLAVAASYPDDVARLFVDFLDQADCAVINFGASDILHASDVGRLGPDDVISMVRAADVPAADAVLVPDTAMHTLGIIDDLEAAVGKPVLTANQVTVWEGLRLVDGLRPGTGPGRLFG; this comes from the coding sequence ATGACCACGATCGGCCTGCTGTATCCCGGTTACAGCGCTCAGGACGACTACCTAGTCGCGGAGCAGATCTTCGCAGGTCTGCGGTTGCCGCTGGTGCACACCGCCATGGACAGCGATGCACACCGGCCTGACGAACTTCGCGCCTGGGGACAGGCCTCCGTGCTCGCTGAGGGCGCTGCCGAACTCCGGGTACACCAGCCTGATGCCATCGTCTGGGCCTGCACGTCCGGGAGCTTCGTCTTCGGATGGCAGGGCGCCCAGGACCAGGCCGCGGAGCTCTCCGAACGCTGCGGCCGACCGGCGTCCTCGACCTCACTGGCCTTCGCGCGTGCCGCCGCGGCACTCGGGGTGCACCAGCTCGCGGTGGCGGCCTCCTACCCCGACGATGTCGCTCGCCTGTTCGTCGACTTCCTCGACCAGGCCGATTGCGCGGTGATCAACTTCGGCGCGTCCGACATCCTCCATGCGTCCGACGTCGGCCGACTCGGACCAGACGACGTGATCAGCATGGTGCGTGCCGCCGACGTCCCCGCCGCGGACGCGGTCCTGGTGCCGGACACGGCGATGCACACCCTGGGCATCATCGATGATCTTGAGGCAGCTGTCGGCAAGCCGGTGCTCACCGCCAACCAGGTGACGGTCTGGGAAGGACTCCGGCTGGTCGACGGCCTTCGACCGGGGACCGGCCCGGGACGGTTGTTCGGCTGA
- a CDS encoding PLP-dependent aminotransferase family protein: MSLLAGRTNRLVGSVIDSSTSLLQKQSHDIVRFAIGSPAEEAIPTAVFDDLAPAVLTADAFDYAATEGDPWLRGALLDLLSDTPDATTGERLTVTAGGMQGLDLFGKLFIDPGDLVVVESPTYTNGSATALSYGAELLEVPTDGDGMIIDELKAAVGRASRSPKAIYVIPTFQNPSGTTMSLDRRLRLIELARSWNCMIIDDDPYAMLRFDGEEIPSIRSLADGDPLVFAVRTFSKIIAPGLRVGWVDTDPGLQQLLINAKQAMDTCTNLPNQRLVAGYLTGGFLSDHLQIQRDRYRERKIAMQQALADHFGDTASWTDPDGGFFIWVTLPGVDTQGLFATALAEGVAYIPGQAFSPGHRFTDALRLCFASTAPERIREGVARLSRAVDHG, translated from the coding sequence ATGAGTTTGTTGGCAGGACGGACGAACCGATTGGTCGGGTCGGTGATCGACTCCTCGACCTCACTGCTGCAGAAGCAGAGTCACGACATCGTCCGATTCGCCATCGGCAGTCCGGCCGAGGAGGCGATCCCCACAGCGGTCTTCGACGACCTTGCGCCCGCGGTGCTGACCGCCGACGCGTTCGACTACGCGGCGACCGAGGGCGACCCGTGGTTGCGCGGCGCGTTGCTCGACCTGCTTTCCGATACCCCGGACGCGACGACCGGCGAACGGCTGACCGTCACCGCCGGTGGTATGCAGGGACTGGACCTGTTCGGCAAGCTCTTCATCGACCCGGGCGATCTGGTGGTGGTGGAATCGCCGACCTACACCAACGGCAGCGCAACGGCGCTGTCCTACGGTGCCGAGCTGCTCGAGGTGCCGACCGACGGTGACGGCATGATCATCGACGAACTGAAGGCCGCGGTCGGACGGGCCAGCCGCTCGCCCAAGGCGATCTACGTGATTCCGACCTTCCAGAATCCATCCGGCACAACGATGAGTCTCGATCGTCGTTTGCGGCTGATCGAGTTGGCCCGAAGCTGGAACTGCATGATCATCGACGATGACCCCTATGCGATGCTCCGGTTCGACGGTGAGGAGATCCCGTCGATCCGGTCGCTCGCCGACGGCGATCCGTTGGTCTTCGCGGTACGCACCTTCTCCAAGATCATCGCCCCGGGACTGCGAGTCGGCTGGGTGGACACCGACCCCGGACTGCAACAGTTGCTGATCAACGCCAAACAGGCGATGGACACCTGCACGAACCTGCCCAACCAGCGGCTCGTCGCCGGGTATCTCACCGGCGGCTTCCTGAGTGATCACCTGCAGATCCAGCGGGATCGCTACCGGGAACGCAAGATCGCCATGCAGCAGGCCCTGGCCGATCACTTCGGTGACACGGCCTCCTGGACCGACCCCGACGGCGGCTTCTTCATCTGGGTGACGTTGCCCGGCGTCGACACCCAGGGTCTGTTCGCGACGGCGCTGGCCGAGGGCGTCGCGTACATTCCCGGGCAGGCGTTCTCACCCGGGCATCGCTTCACCGACGCGCTCCGGTTGTGCTTCGCATCGACCGCGCCTGAGCGGATCCGTGAGGGAGTTGCCCGCCTGTCCCGTGCCGTTGATCATGGTTGA
- a CDS encoding Asp/Glu racemase, whose translation MESVGIVVPHDMALDRELWRWTPEDVTLLLTRTPYSPLAVTTELVEDLGDPEMIARAATDLVAVEPLAYAYGCTSGSFIYGVAGERAITDAITTATGRPAVTTSGSMVAAVTELGLRVVAVADPYDRRVSDAFVRYLNEAAVDVVEATYLGLTREIWRVDPDVIWNLLLAADRPEAECLLVACTNVVTYDLIRRVEAVIDKPVITANQATMWGLLRLIGRTPVGPGQRLFSAGHGLVGCAS comes from the coding sequence ATGGAATCGGTGGGAATCGTGGTGCCGCACGACATGGCACTCGATCGTGAGCTGTGGCGGTGGACACCGGAGGATGTGACGCTGCTGTTGACCCGGACGCCCTATTCGCCGCTCGCGGTGACCACCGAACTCGTCGAGGACCTCGGCGATCCGGAGATGATCGCCCGCGCTGCCACCGACCTGGTCGCCGTCGAGCCGCTGGCGTACGCCTACGGCTGCACCTCGGGAAGTTTCATCTACGGGGTCGCCGGGGAACGGGCGATCACCGACGCCATCACGACCGCGACCGGCCGTCCCGCGGTCACGACCAGCGGTTCCATGGTCGCCGCGGTGACCGAACTCGGGCTGCGGGTCGTCGCGGTGGCCGACCCCTACGACCGTCGGGTCTCCGACGCGTTCGTCCGCTACCTCAACGAGGCGGCCGTCGACGTGGTCGAAGCGACCTACCTTGGGCTCACCCGGGAGATCTGGCGGGTCGACCCCGACGTCATCTGGAACCTGCTGCTGGCCGCGGACCGGCCGGAGGCAGAGTGCCTGTTGGTTGCGTGCACGAACGTGGTCACCTACGACCTGATCCGTCGGGTCGAGGCGGTGATCGACAAGCCGGTGATCACTGCGAACCAGGCGACGATGTGGGGGCTCCTTCGGTTGATCGGCCGGACGCCGGTCGGGCCGGGGCAGCGATTGTTCTCCGCCGGACATGGCCTGGTCGGGTGTGCCTCTTGA
- a CDS encoding M24 family metallopeptidase produces the protein MTCTAPPSPVPGAPGPSAGLPDETEFRRRLGQVDRALAARSLAGLVVADPANIYYLTGYNAWSFYTPQCLIVPAGGEPHFFARAMDAAGAGFGHRPAGVHGYPESLVHQPDTHPYSWIADRVAELGLFAAGGQVAVEGDAHYFPVRGYLALAARFGAERLVDSAELVNWVRVIKSPYEQDQLRRAGRICEQAMVVALDAIAVGVRQCDVVSRISEAQIAGTPEQGGDYPAIVPMLPTGRSAGVPHLTWTDDRFLAGEATTIELSGVCHRYHAPLARTVMLGTPQPRLTRVAGIVSDGMTALLEMIKPGVTGGEVHATFNDLLIRHGLVKESRIGYSIGIGYPPDWGERTVSLRAEERTELVAGMAFHVIAGMWMDGWGYELSEPILVTDTGAERLTHVDQSLWIKRGRS, from the coding sequence TTGACCTGTACTGCACCTCCCTCGCCGGTACCCGGCGCGCCGGGCCCGTCCGCCGGGCTGCCCGACGAAACCGAGTTCCGGCGACGCCTGGGCCAGGTCGACCGGGCACTCGCGGCCCGGTCGCTGGCCGGGCTGGTGGTTGCCGATCCGGCCAACATCTATTACCTGACCGGCTACAACGCCTGGAGCTTCTACACGCCGCAGTGCCTGATCGTTCCGGCCGGTGGCGAGCCGCATTTCTTCGCCCGCGCGATGGACGCAGCCGGCGCGGGTTTCGGACACCGCCCTGCCGGTGTGCACGGCTATCCGGAGTCGCTGGTGCACCAGCCGGACACCCATCCGTACAGCTGGATCGCTGACCGGGTGGCCGAGCTCGGCCTGTTCGCCGCGGGCGGGCAGGTCGCGGTCGAGGGTGACGCGCACTACTTCCCGGTCCGCGGCTATCTGGCGCTGGCGGCGCGATTCGGCGCCGAGCGCCTGGTGGACAGCGCCGAACTGGTCAATTGGGTGCGGGTGATCAAATCGCCGTACGAGCAGGATCAGCTGCGGCGGGCGGGTCGGATCTGTGAACAGGCCATGGTGGTCGCTCTCGATGCGATCGCCGTCGGTGTCCGGCAGTGCGACGTGGTCTCCCGGATCAGCGAGGCGCAGATCGCCGGAACCCCCGAACAGGGCGGGGACTATCCGGCCATCGTGCCGATGTTGCCGACCGGGAGGTCGGCCGGTGTTCCGCACCTGACCTGGACCGACGACCGCTTCCTCGCCGGCGAGGCGACGACCATCGAGTTGAGCGGCGTCTGCCACCGCTACCACGCGCCGCTGGCCAGGACCGTGATGCTGGGCACGCCGCAGCCCAGGCTGACCCGGGTCGCCGGGATCGTCAGTGACGGCATGACCGCCCTGCTGGAGATGATCAAGCCCGGCGTGACCGGTGGCGAGGTCCATGCCACGTTCAACGACCTGCTGATCCGGCACGGTCTGGTCAAGGAGTCCCGGATCGGGTATTCGATCGGCATCGGCTATCCGCCGGACTGGGGTGAGCGGACGGTCAGTCTGCGCGCCGAGGAGCGGACCGAACTCGTGGCGGGCATGGCTTTCCACGTCATCGCCGGCATGTGGATGGACGGCTGGGGCTACGAGTTGAGCGAGCCCATCCTGGTCACCGACACCGGTGCCGAGCGGCTCACCCACGTCGACCAGTCACTGTGGATCAAGCGCGGACGGAGTTGA
- a CDS encoding amidase: protein MSQTAMITATELLDAYRRRTISPVEATEAALAAITAYNPVVNAYVLVDPEGALAAAAAAERRWAAGRPLGPLDGVPMSIKDIFLTSRWPTLRGSRLIDESGPWTEDAPAVARLRESGAVFLGKTSTPEFAWKGVTDSPRYGATGNPWGPDRHAGGSSGGSAAAVGLGMGPVSIGTDGGGSVRIPASFTGTTALKPTYGLVPMYPPSPFGTLSHAGPMTRTVADAALLMDVITGFDSRDWSAMPTPQGSFTRGLTDPIAGLRIAFSPTLGYGTNDTSVEDAVRAAVDVLADAGAVVAEADPKIIEPLEAFQVLWFAAVAKVLQGHDHQLDLVDPGLVAIAEQGRGLSASQYLDATAVRMELGIELGRFHSEYDILVTPTMPIPAFSTDLQAPEGWRSSLWTTWTPYTYPFNMTQQPALSVPCGFSADGMPVGLQIVGPRHSDRTVLQVGQAFQDLTDWHTRVPNLVNRLATPEPKG from the coding sequence GTGAGTCAGACCGCGATGATCACTGCCACGGAGCTGCTCGACGCCTACCGCAGAAGGACGATCTCCCCCGTCGAGGCGACCGAGGCGGCGTTGGCCGCCATCACCGCCTACAACCCTGTGGTCAACGCCTATGTCCTGGTCGATCCCGAGGGTGCGCTCGCCGCGGCGGCGGCGGCGGAGCGTCGATGGGCTGCCGGGCGTCCGCTGGGTCCGCTGGACGGCGTGCCGATGTCGATCAAGGACATCTTCCTCACCTCCCGGTGGCCCACGCTGCGCGGCAGCCGGCTGATCGACGAGTCCGGTCCGTGGACCGAGGATGCCCCGGCCGTGGCCCGGCTGCGTGAGTCCGGTGCGGTCTTCCTCGGCAAGACCAGTACCCCGGAATTCGCCTGGAAGGGCGTGACCGACTCACCGCGGTACGGCGCCACGGGCAATCCGTGGGGTCCCGACCGGCACGCGGGCGGGTCCAGCGGAGGTTCGGCCGCGGCGGTCGGTCTCGGCATGGGGCCGGTCTCGATCGGTACCGACGGTGGCGGGTCTGTCCGGATCCCGGCCTCCTTCACCGGAACGACCGCCCTGAAACCGACGTACGGCCTGGTGCCGATGTATCCGCCGAGCCCGTTCGGCACACTGAGCCACGCCGGGCCGATGACTCGGACCGTGGCCGATGCGGCGCTGCTGATGGACGTCATCACCGGTTTCGACTCCCGCGACTGGTCGGCGATGCCGACCCCGCAGGGGTCCTTCACCCGCGGCCTGACCGATCCGATCGCCGGATTGCGGATCGCATTCTCGCCGACCCTCGGCTACGGCACCAATGACACCTCGGTCGAGGACGCCGTGCGCGCAGCGGTCGACGTCCTCGCCGATGCCGGTGCGGTGGTCGCCGAGGCGGACCCGAAGATCATTGAGCCGCTCGAGGCGTTCCAGGTCCTTTGGTTCGCCGCCGTCGCCAAGGTCCTCCAAGGTCATGATCATCAGCTCGACCTGGTCGACCCGGGCCTGGTGGCGATCGCCGAACAGGGCCGGGGCCTGAGCGCGTCGCAGTACCTTGACGCGACCGCCGTACGGATGGAACTGGGGATCGAGCTTGGCCGCTTCCATTCCGAGTACGACATCCTGGTCACGCCGACGATGCCGATTCCGGCGTTCTCCACCGATCTGCAGGCACCCGAGGGCTGGCGCTCCTCGTTGTGGACGACCTGGACGCCGTACACCTACCCGTTCAACATGACGCAGCAGCCGGCCTTGAGCGTGCCGTGCGGCTTCAGCGCCGACGGCATGCCGGTCGGACTGCAGATCGTCGGGCCCCGGCACTCCGACCGCACGGTTCTGCAGGTCGGACAGGCCTTCCAGGACCTCACCGATTGGCACACCAGGGTGCCGAACCTCGTGAACCGTCTCGCGACACCAGAGCCGAAAGGTTGA
- a CDS encoding M20/M25/M40 family metallo-hydrolase, with amino-acid sequence MARRVGGRGPSAGRAGHGQRRTDRRRHRTVDRAGECTVIADRRLLPHESGPEVLDQLRTRLTCLGLERDGLKVTAELTLDMPGFETDQDAPLVGALVDAAAAAGAGHPPLGGWTAACDGGFLARDAKLPVVVFGPGSVSEQAHRADESVAIDQLVIAARTYARIILDLLGVS; translated from the coding sequence CTGGCACGCCGAGTTGGCGGCCGCGGCCCATCCGCTGGTCGGGCCGGCCACGGTCAGCGTCGGACGGATCGACGGCGGCATCGGACCGTCGATCGTGCCGGGGAGTGCACGGTGATCGCCGACCGGCGGCTGCTCCCGCACGAGTCCGGCCCGGAGGTGCTTGATCAACTTCGGACCAGACTGACATGCCTCGGCCTGGAGCGCGACGGGCTCAAGGTGACGGCCGAGCTGACACTCGACATGCCCGGTTTCGAGACCGACCAGGATGCGCCGTTGGTCGGTGCACTCGTGGACGCAGCCGCGGCGGCCGGCGCCGGACACCCGCCACTCGGCGGCTGGACAGCAGCCTGCGACGGCGGTTTCCTGGCCAGGGACGCCAAGCTGCCCGTGGTCGTCTTCGGTCCGGGATCGGTGTCGGAACAGGCACATCGGGCCGATGAATCGGTCGCCATCGACCAACTGGTGATCGCAGCCCGGACGTACGCCCGGATCATCCTCGATCTGTTGGGAGTCTCATGA
- a CDS encoding DUF3830 family protein has product MSRFLRVTLHSRNVSCRARLLDDDAPRTADAVWKALPLSGQVFHGKYARNEIYNLVPAFADVEPGKENTTVTPIPGDLCYFAFDADDLATPSHGYGSGEGPKDLAKIIDLAVFYGRNNLLLNGDQGWVPGNVFGTIVDGLEEFAAACNDIWMSGARGETLTYARDE; this is encoded by the coding sequence ATGTCCCGCTTTCTCCGTGTCACCCTGCACTCCCGCAACGTCAGCTGCCGGGCGAGACTTCTGGACGACGACGCACCGCGGACGGCCGATGCCGTCTGGAAGGCGCTGCCGCTGTCCGGCCAGGTGTTCCACGGCAAGTACGCCCGGAACGAGATCTACAACCTGGTTCCCGCCTTCGCCGACGTGGAACCCGGCAAGGAGAACACCACGGTCACTCCGATCCCCGGCGATCTCTGCTATTTCGCCTTCGACGCCGACGATCTGGCAACGCCGTCGCATGGCTACGGCAGCGGCGAGGGCCCGAAGGACCTGGCCAAGATCATCGACCTGGCTGTGTTCTACGGACGTAACAACCTGCTCTTGAACGGTGACCAGGGCTGGGTGCCGGGCAACGTGTTCGGAACGATCGTCGACGGTCTGGAGGAGTTCGCGGCCGCCTGTAACGACATCTGGATGAGCGGTGCCCGGGGCGAGACTCTCACTTATGCCCGCGACGAGTAG
- a CDS encoding alcohol dehydrogenase catalytic domain-containing protein, translating into MAGTGQPSMKGEAMRAVTWQGRREIEVKDVPDPELIEPDDVIIEVSSTAICGSDLHLYEALGPFMDPGDVLGHETMGTVVEAGPAVEQLAPGDRVVVPFNISCGNCWMCRNGLQSQCETTQVRKHGTGAALFGYSRLYGSVPGGQAERLRVPFANYGPIKVDKAPPDERFLYLSDILPTAWQAYQYADPEPGATVAVIGLGPVGQLAARIARHFGHPVIGVDPVEHRRDVAAAHGIEVLDLDDQTISAVLDRTDGRGADATIDAVGMEAHGSAAKLAFRMVSVLPSPVGRKLMTTAGTDALGGLMLALETVRRGGTVSISGVYGGKTDPLPMMDMFDRQLQIRMGQCNVRRWTDDLMPLVSDPDDPLDLQRLASHRLPLEAAPDAYAMFQQKRDNCLKVVLRPNP; encoded by the coding sequence GTGGCGGGCACCGGACAACCATCGATGAAGGGCGAAGCGATGCGAGCGGTCACCTGGCAGGGCCGACGAGAGATCGAGGTCAAGGACGTACCGGACCCCGAACTGATCGAACCGGACGACGTGATCATCGAGGTCAGCTCGACCGCGATCTGCGGCTCCGACCTGCATCTGTACGAGGCACTCGGGCCGTTCATGGATCCCGGCGACGTGCTGGGGCACGAGACCATGGGAACGGTTGTCGAGGCCGGTCCCGCCGTCGAACAGCTGGCACCGGGTGATCGCGTGGTGGTGCCGTTCAACATCTCCTGCGGTAACTGCTGGATGTGCCGGAACGGCCTGCAGTCCCAGTGCGAGACGACGCAGGTGAGGAAACACGGCACCGGGGCCGCACTGTTCGGCTATTCCCGACTCTACGGTTCGGTGCCGGGCGGCCAGGCGGAGCGGCTGCGGGTGCCGTTCGCCAACTACGGACCCATAAAGGTCGACAAAGCACCGCCGGACGAGCGATTCCTCTATCTCTCCGACATCCTGCCGACCGCGTGGCAGGCCTACCAGTACGCCGACCCCGAGCCGGGCGCCACGGTCGCGGTGATCGGTCTCGGCCCGGTCGGTCAGCTGGCCGCTCGGATCGCCCGGCACTTCGGTCATCCGGTGATCGGGGTCGATCCGGTGGAGCATCGCAGGGACGTGGCGGCAGCCCACGGGATCGAGGTCCTCGATCTCGACGACCAGACCATCTCGGCGGTCCTCGACCGGACCGACGGCCGGGGTGCCGACGCCACCATCGACGCCGTCGGGATGGAAGCCCACGGATCGGCGGCGAAACTGGCCTTTCGGATGGTCTCCGTGCTCCCGTCACCGGTCGGTCGCAAGCTGATGACGACCGCCGGCACAGACGCCCTGGGCGGGCTGATGCTGGCGCTGGAGACGGTTCGCCGGGGCGGCACGGTGTCCATCTCGGGCGTCTACGGCGGCAAGACCGATCCGCTGCCGATGATGGACATGTTCGACCGCCAGTTGCAGATCCGGATGGGCCAGTGCAACGTCAGGCGGTGGACCGACGACCTGATGCCGCTGGTCTCCGATCCGGACGATCCCCTCGATCTCCAGCGGCTGGCAAGTCACCGGCTGCCGCTGGAGGCGGCTCCGGACGCGTACGCGATGTTCCAGCAGAAGCGGGACAACTGCCTCAAGGTCGTTCTCCGGCCGAATCCCTGA